The DNA region GATCAGCCCGCAACTTATGAGGAATTGATCCAAAGAGCGCATGAGGACGGAATACGCGTGTTCGCGCTTGTCGGCAGAGCCAACTGGGCGCTGGAAACCCATCATCGCGAAGCGCTGCAGGAACTGCGCCAAGTGATTTCCTATAACGCGTCCCATCCGGCCAGCAAATTTGACGGAATTCAGTATGATATTGAACCGCACACCTTACCCGAATATTTAAACAAAAGAGGCTCCGTTTGCTATCAATACATCCAGGTTCTGAAGAAAATCGCGAATGAAATTGCCTCAAGCAAGGAGAATTTGGAGTTCAACGCAGCGATTCCGTGGTGGTATGCAACGGGGCAAAATCCGGTCATCGTGCAAACCGGCGGGGAGAAAAAGCCGCTAAGTTATTTTGTATTGGACATCGTGGACACCGTATCCATCATGGCCTATCGCGACACGGCCGAGAAACAGATCCGCGCAACCCTGGCGGAAACCGATTATGCGGCCAAATTAGGCAAAAAGATTTATATCGGCGCGGAGACCAATTCTCCGAACGGCGGCACTATCACGAATGAAATTACGTACTACAACAAAGGCCTGAAATATATGAATCAGCAATTAAATACCGTGACGGATTTTTATGCGGACCATGACGGGTTTGGCGGAGTCGCCATCCACGACTACCCTGCACTTATCCAAATGATGGAAAAGAATTGACAGACGGTTCGCCGCAAAATAAACAGCCTGCAGCCGGCAATGACGCCGCTGCAGGCTGTTTAACTGCTGGTTTAGACAATTACTTTATGTTTGGTTTCATGACTATCTTGTTTCTCCTTATACTTCAACAGATTTTCATACCCTACCGTGTTGTTTCCCCATGTTTTTTCATATTCCCAACCGGTTAATTGTTCAAAAACTTTGCGGGCTTCCGGTGCAGCCTCTTGTTTAGACCCGCCGTTTTTCAAGCGTTTAATTTCATCCAACAAAATGACATGATTTTCTTTGGTTAATTTGTAACGATAGGAGATGATTAGGCCTCCCGCCAAAAAGAAGAGCGTACCGAACAGCAAGATGGAAATAATCATCGTTACCGCTGAATCCGGCTGCGATGTTTGTCCGGATACAAACCCCGCTTCCTGCAAGGCCACGCCTACCAAAAAGACAGCCAGCGCCTGCGTTCCCTTTCGGATCAAGCTCATGACACCGGCGAACACCCCTTCACGTCTTTGCCCGGTTAAAGCTTCATCCACATCCGGAATAAAGGCATAATTGTTCCAGGGAATGTAGTTCAAACCGCCGCGTCCCAACCCGCAAATGCCGATCATAAGGAACAATAAAGCAGTGCTGTTTAGCGTTCCGGTGAACTTTAAGACGATAAATCCGACAATCCCTGCGATAAAGAGGGAAATTGCCGTTCTATACGCCGGGGCAGGATTCAATTTAATCGTTAAAGTAAGCGCAATCCATACGCCGAACAACTGCATGACATACATAAAGGTCAATAGGTTGGATGCGGCTACGGCGCTTTGCATAAGGGCAAAAACAACAAAATAAGTAAACACCGCGTTGAATACATCCTGGCTTAAATATCCGCCCAAATACATCCCCAGATGGTGGCGGAATGTTTTTACCCGCAAAGTCGAGAATAAATCCGCATAGATCTTATGAACATTTTGTAAAAAGGTTCTTTTATCAATGACTTCCTCTTGCGGGATTTCATCGAAAGGACGTTCCCATGTATTTCTGTACAGCAGCAACAATACCACTACAAATATGACCGTGAAAATAATACCTGAGTACAGGTAGGTAAGTGGATCATCCTTACCCAAGGCTTCCACAAGCCGGCCGGGAATAAATGCGGCGAATACGGCCGAAGCCTGAGCGACAAACATTCTGGCGCCCGTAAACTTCGAACGTATTTTATAGTCGCTGCTCATCTCGGCGGCAAGCGTATCATAAGGAATCAAAATCATCGAATACACAATTTCAAACAAGATGTAGGTTAATAAGTAATACCAGTAACCGAAACCGGAAACCCAAATCGCTGTATAGACAAGGACAAGCGGAACGGCTGCCAGTATAAAGAACTTGCGTCTTCCAAAGCGGCGGCCCAGTTTGGTTTTATGAAAATTATCCGTAATGTATCCCATAGTCGGCGCCGCAATCGCATCAACAATCCGGGCAATCGCAAAAATAGAACCGGCTTCCACGGCAGTGAGGCCGCAAAAAGTCGTTAAGAAGAAAAGCAACCA from Paenibacillus macerans includes:
- a CDS encoding MFS transporter: MEGSKVVRQPKFINYMSYGLGDFLGAGAFALTAAWLLFFLTTFCGLTAVEAGSIFAIARIVDAIAAPTMGYITDNFHKTKLGRRFGRRKFFILAAVPLVLVYTAIWVSGFGYWYYLLTYILFEIVYSMILIPYDTLAAEMSSDYKIRSKFTGARMFVAQASAVFAAFIPGRLVEALGKDDPLTYLYSGIIFTVIFVVVLLLLYRNTWERPFDEIPQEEVIDKRTFLQNVHKIYADLFSTLRVKTFRHHLGMYLGGYLSQDVFNAVFTYFVVFALMQSAVAASNLLTFMYVMQLFGVWIALTLTIKLNPAPAYRTAISLFIAGIVGFIVLKFTGTLNSTALLFLMIGICGLGRGGLNYIPWNNYAFIPDVDEALTGQRREGVFAGVMSLIRKGTQALAVFLVGVALQEAGFVSGQTSQPDSAVTMIISILLFGTLFFLAGGLIISYRYKLTKENHVILLDEIKRLKNGGSKQEAAPEARKVFEQLTGWEYEKTWGNNTVGYENLLKYKEKQDSHETKHKVIV